The following coding sequences lie in one Arachis hypogaea cultivar Tifrunner chromosome 4, arahy.Tifrunner.gnm2.J5K5, whole genome shotgun sequence genomic window:
- the LOC112795087 gene encoding uncharacterized protein, with protein sequence MEQSQSNPQPQDNAVQNSQTGSSRGKSDPAWQYFTVKYDKNNKAQYTCIFCLNTYNGGGIYRMKYHFAKIPGQIKVCNKVTKDVELQFKRLLEENKKIRQKFTSDCYDVESETQVEEEGEVLNPVQPPAPATMGDKGKRRAIAATSIGSDFKERTTPGSQPALKSILASKQVKHKVKLGLARWIIDARIPFNAIQSPYFQPTLDGVAAIGPGFKGPSYDEMRVHLLADLKKECQLLVEGYRSSWKRTGCTLMADGWTDQRQRTLINFLVYCSAGMSFVKSVDTSDMIKTADTLFKLFAEVIEWVGSSNIVHVVTDNAANYVSAGKLIHEKYPNIFWSPCAAHCINLILKDIASLPHIADLASRASKVTVFVYNHMIFLSWLRKRKE encoded by the coding sequence ATGGAACAATCACAAAGTAACCCACAGCCACAAGATAATGCTGTTCAAAATTCTCAAACTGGTTCATCCAGAGGTAAATCTGATCCAGCTTGGCAGTATTTTACAGTGAAGTATGACAAAAATAACAAGGCTCAATATACATGTATTTTCTGCTTGAATACTTACAATGGAGGGGGGATATATAGAATGAAATATCATTTTGCAAAAATCCCTGGACAAATTAAAGTTTGTAACAAAGTAACTAAAGATGTTGAACttcaattcaaaaggcttttggaggaaaacaaaaaaataaggcAAAAATTTACATCTGATTGTTATGATGTGGAAAGTGAAACTCAAGTGGAAGAAGAGGGTGAAGTGCTTAATCCTGTACAACCTCCGGCTCCTGCAACAATGGGAGACAAAGGAAAGAGAAGAGCGATTGCTGCTACTTCAATTGGAAGTGATTTTAAGGAAAGGACTACACCAGGCTCTCAACCAGCTTTGAAAAGTATCTTGGCCAGTAAACAAGTTAAACACAAGGTTAAGTTGGGGCTTGCAAGATGGATCATTGATGCACGGATTCCATTCAATGCAATTCAATCGCCTTACTTTCAACCTACCTTGGACGGCGTTGCTGCAATCGGACCTGGTTTCAAAGGACCGTCGTATGACGAAATGAGAGTTCATTTGCTGGCCGATCTTAAGAAGGAATGTCAGTTGCTTGTTGAAGGTTATAGGAGCTCGTGGAAAAGGACTGGTTGTACACTGATGGCAGATGGCTGGACTGATCAAAGGCAGCGTACGTTAATTAATTTTCTAGTTTATTGTTCTGCTGGTATGTCATTTGTTAAGTCTGTTGATACTTCTGATATGATAAAAACTGCCGATACCTTGTTTAAATTGTTTGCTGAGGTTATTGAGTGGGTTGGGTCTAGTAACATTGTGCATGTGGTTACTGATAATGCTGCGAATTATGTATCTGCTGGAAAACTCATTCATGAAAAGTATCCAAACATTTTTTGGTCTCCTTGTGCTGCTCATTGCATCAATCTTATCTTGAAAGACATAGCAAGTCTTCCTCACATAGCTGACCTTGCCTCTCGTGCTTCAAAAGTGACTGTGTTTGTTTACAATCATATGATTTTCTTGTCATGgcttagaaaaagaaaagagtga
- the LOC140184191 gene encoding uncharacterized protein yields the protein MVSSIILDSKFWEDCFTTVMLVGPLIKLLRLVDADEKPSPGIVYAGMQRAKINIKTMFRNRKSAYTPYTSILKMRWDKHLKRDLHAAAYFLNPDFFYSEGFVEKANTLRSLLDLFDIETLCDDSVAAMQEIQLYRDRKGSFGRESTLKAIKRLEPGEWWRLHGGSAPNLKKMAIRLLHQTSSSSDCERNWSLFEQIHSKRRNRLEHQRLSDIVYVTYNLRLQSRMHCKKKNYDPIDIQSIDTVDLIENHNS from the exons ATGgttagttcaattatcttggatagTAAGTTTTGGGAGGATTGTTTTACTACTGTTATGCTTGTTGGTCCTCTAATTAAGTTATTGAGGCTTGTTGATGCTGATGAGAAACCTTCTCCGGGTATCGTGTATGCGGGCATGCAAAGAGCCAAAATTAATATCAAGACAATGTTTAGAAATAGGAAATCTGCATACACACCTTATACAAGTATCTTGAAAATGCGGTGGGATAAGCATTTGAAGCGTGACCTCCATGCAGCAGCATACTTTTTGAATCCAGATTTCTTCTATAGTGAGGGGTTTGTTGAGAAGGCAAATACCTTGAGATCTTTGCTTGATTTATTTGATATTGAAACTCTTTGCGATGACTCAGTTGCTGCAATGCAAGAGATACAGTTGTATCGAGATCGAAAAGGAAGTTTTGGAAGGGAAAGTACATTGAAAGCAATTAAGAGACTTGAACCTG GTGAATGGTGGAGGCTACACGGTGGGAGTGCTCCTAACTTGAAAAAAATGGCAAttcgtcttcttcatcaaacatctTCATCATCCGACTGCGAGAGGAACTGGAGCCTCTTTGAACAAATCCATTCAAAGAGGAGGAACCGATTAGAGCATCAAAGGCTAAGTGACATTGTTTATGTCACTTATAATCTACGCCTTCAATCTAGAATGCATTGCAAGAAGAAGAATTATGATCCAATTGACATTCAAAGCATTGACACAGTAGATTTAATTGAAAATCACAATTCttga